A single genomic interval of Meleagris gallopavo isolate NT-WF06-2002-E0010 breed Aviagen turkey brand Nicholas breeding stock chromosome 6, Turkey_5.1, whole genome shotgun sequence harbors:
- the GHRHR gene encoding growth hormone-releasing hormone receptor isoform X1 — MLYHCVLYTLSLAVLVAGNVHPECDFIAELKKKEAECLENSEERRNATSGCKKTWDKLLCWPEADAGETLALPCPNILFHFMEEPAGIIRRNCTKKGWSEPFPSYHIACPVEDEIPLEEQSYFSTIKIIYTIGYSLSITSLVIAVTVLMAFRRLHCPRNYIHIQLFFTFILKAIAIFIKDSVLFQEEDIDHCSFSTTECKISVVFCHYFMMTNFIWLLVEALYLNCLLLSSLSHGRRYFWWLVLFGWGFPTLFTFIWILAKFYFEDTACWDINQDSPYWWLIKGPIIISVGVNFVLFINIIRILLKKLDPRQINFNNSSQYRRLSRSTLLLIPLFGTHYIVFNFLPEYTSLGIRLYLELCIGSFQGFIVALLYCFLNQEVQTEIGRRWHGKRYGLMPVWRRTRWTVPTSSGVKMNTSVC; from the exons GTTGCTGGGAATGTCCATCCGGAATGTGATTTTATagcagagctgaagaaaaaagaggcaGAATGCCTGGAAAACTCAGAGGAGCGCAGGAATGCAACATCAG GTTGCAAGAAAACCTGGGACAAATTACTGTGCTGgccagaggcagatgctggagAGACTCTTGCCTTACCTTGCCCAAACATCCTCTTTCACTTCATGGAAGAGCCAG CTGGGATAATAAGAAGAAACTGCACAAAGAAAGGCTGGTCAGAGCCATTCCCTTCCTATCATATTGCTTGTCCAGTTGAAGATGAGATTCCACTTGAAGAA CAATCCTACTTTTCTACGATAAAGATAATATATACCATAGGATACAGTCTGTCTATTACCTCACTTGTTATTGCTGTGACAGTTCTTATGGCATTCAG gagGCTCCACTGCCCCAGAAATTACATCCACATACAGCTCTTTTTCACTTTCATCTTAAAGGCTATTGCCATTTTCATTAAGGATTCTGTCCTCTTCCAAGAGGAAGACATTGACCATTGCAGTTTCTCTACA ACTGAATGCAAGATCTCAGTTGTTTTCTGTCACTACTTCATGATGACCAATTTCATATGGCTGCTGGTAGAGGCTCTTTACCTTAACTGTCTACTACTCTCATCCCTTTCTCATGGAAGAAGATATTTCTGGTGGCTGGTTCTCTTTGGTTGGG GTTTTCCAACACTTTTCACCTTTATATGGATATTGGCAAAATTCTACTTTGAAGACACAGC ATGCTGGGATATTAATCAAGACTCTCCTTACTGGTGGCTAATCAAAGGACCTATTATAATTTCTGTTGGG GTCAATTTTGTTCTATTTATCAACATCATCAGAATTTTGCTGAAAAAACTAGACCCTAGACAAATCAACTTCAATAACTCATCTCAGTACAG ACGCCTCTCAAGGTCAACGCTGCTTCTAATTCCATTATTTGGAACCCATTATATTGTCTTCAACTTTCTTCCGGAATACACCAGCCTTGGCATTCGGCTTTATTTAGAGCTCTGCATTGGATCTTTTCAG GGGTTTATTGTAGCACTCCTCTACTGTTTCCTGAACCAAGAG GTGCAAACGGAAATTGGCCGGCGATGGCACGGTAAGAGATATGGACTTATGCCAGTTTGGAGAAGGACAAGATGGACTGTGCCAACCAGTTCTGGAGTAAAAATGAATACATCTGTGTGCTAA
- the GHRHR gene encoding growth hormone-releasing hormone receptor isoform X2 → MLYHCVLYTLSLAVLVAGNVHPECDFIAELKKKEAECLENSEERRNATSAGIIRRNCTKKGWSEPFPSYHIACPVEDEIPLEEQSYFSTIKIIYTIGYSLSITSLVIAVTVLMAFRRLHCPRNYIHIQLFFTFILKAIAIFIKDSVLFQEEDIDHCSFSTTECKISVVFCHYFMMTNFIWLLVEALYLNCLLLSSLSHGRRYFWWLVLFGWGFPTLFTFIWILAKFYFEDTACWDINQDSPYWWLIKGPIIISVGVNFVLFINIIRILLKKLDPRQINFNNSSQYRRLSRSTLLLIPLFGTHYIVFNFLPEYTSLGIRLYLELCIGSFQGFIVALLYCFLNQEVQTEIGRRWHGKRYGLMPVWRRTRWTVPTSSGVKMNTSVC, encoded by the exons GTTGCTGGGAATGTCCATCCGGAATGTGATTTTATagcagagctgaagaaaaaagaggcaGAATGCCTGGAAAACTCAGAGGAGCGCAGGAATGCAACATCAG CTGGGATAATAAGAAGAAACTGCACAAAGAAAGGCTGGTCAGAGCCATTCCCTTCCTATCATATTGCTTGTCCAGTTGAAGATGAGATTCCACTTGAAGAA CAATCCTACTTTTCTACGATAAAGATAATATATACCATAGGATACAGTCTGTCTATTACCTCACTTGTTATTGCTGTGACAGTTCTTATGGCATTCAG gagGCTCCACTGCCCCAGAAATTACATCCACATACAGCTCTTTTTCACTTTCATCTTAAAGGCTATTGCCATTTTCATTAAGGATTCTGTCCTCTTCCAAGAGGAAGACATTGACCATTGCAGTTTCTCTACA ACTGAATGCAAGATCTCAGTTGTTTTCTGTCACTACTTCATGATGACCAATTTCATATGGCTGCTGGTAGAGGCTCTTTACCTTAACTGTCTACTACTCTCATCCCTTTCTCATGGAAGAAGATATTTCTGGTGGCTGGTTCTCTTTGGTTGGG GTTTTCCAACACTTTTCACCTTTATATGGATATTGGCAAAATTCTACTTTGAAGACACAGC ATGCTGGGATATTAATCAAGACTCTCCTTACTGGTGGCTAATCAAAGGACCTATTATAATTTCTGTTGGG GTCAATTTTGTTCTATTTATCAACATCATCAGAATTTTGCTGAAAAAACTAGACCCTAGACAAATCAACTTCAATAACTCATCTCAGTACAG ACGCCTCTCAAGGTCAACGCTGCTTCTAATTCCATTATTTGGAACCCATTATATTGTCTTCAACTTTCTTCCGGAATACACCAGCCTTGGCATTCGGCTTTATTTAGAGCTCTGCATTGGATCTTTTCAG GGGTTTATTGTAGCACTCCTCTACTGTTTCCTGAACCAAGAG GTGCAAACGGAAATTGGCCGGCGATGGCACGGTAAGAGATATGGACTTATGCCAGTTTGGAGAAGGACAAGATGGACTGTGCCAACCAGTTCTGGAGTAAAAATGAATACATCTGTGTGCTAA